A single Streptococcus thermophilus DNA region contains:
- a CDS encoding ATP-dependent Clp protease ATP-binding subunit, whose translation MLCQNCNLNEASIHLYTNVNGNQQQVDLCQHCYKIMKSDPENPLNQFNQAGGSNFFDDFFSDLNNFRSSNGDLPNTPPTQEGGNRGNGGPGRPGGPRQQAPQQPQGLLEEFGINITDIARRGDIDPVIGRDEEIIRVIEILNRRTKNNPVLIGEPGVGKTAVVEGLAQKIVDGDVPQKLQSKQVIRLDVVSLVQGTGIRGQFEERMQKLMEEIRQRQDVILFIDEIHEIVGAGNTGDGNMDAGNILKPALARGELQLVGATTLNEYRIIEKDAALERRMQPVKVDEPTVEETITILRGIQPKYQDYHHVKYTDEAITAAAELSNRYIQDRFLPDKAIDLLDESGSKMNLTLNFIDPKDLDKRLIEAENLKAQATRDEDFEKAAYFRDQIAKYKEMQQQTIKDQDMPIITEKHIEAIVEQKTNIPIGDLKEKEQSQLLNLADDLKAHVIGQDAAVDKIAKAIRRNRVGLGAPNRPIGSFLFVGPTGVGKTELSKQLAIELFGSSDSMIRFDMSEYMEKHAVAKLVGAPPGYVGYDEAGQLTEKVRRNPYSLILLDEVEKAHPDVLHMFLQILDDGRLTDGQGRTVSFKDTIIIMTSNAGTGKVEASVGFGAARENRTNSVINHLGDFFSPEFMNRFDGIIEFSALSKENLLTIVDLMLDGVNQRLANNGIHLSVTDKVKEKLVDLGYDPKMGARPLRRTIQDHIEDAITDFYLKNPNEKDLKAVMTSKGHITIKSAQKTEKTSQKTEALKEVN comes from the coding sequence ATGCTCTGCCAAAACTGTAACCTTAATGAAGCTAGTATCCATTTGTATACCAACGTAAATGGTAATCAGCAACAAGTTGACCTCTGTCAACATTGTTATAAAATCATGAAATCTGATCCAGAGAACCCCCTTAACCAATTCAATCAAGCAGGAGGTTCCAACTTCTTCGACGATTTCTTCAGTGACCTAAACAACTTCCGTTCTTCTAACGGAGACCTTCCTAATACACCTCCAACACAAGAGGGAGGTAACCGTGGAAACGGTGGTCCAGGCCGTCCTGGAGGACCACGTCAACAAGCCCCTCAACAACCTCAAGGCCTTCTCGAAGAATTTGGAATTAATATCACAGATATTGCTCGTCGTGGAGACATTGATCCTGTCATTGGTCGTGACGAAGAAATCATTCGCGTCATCGAAATTCTGAACCGCCGTACCAAGAACAATCCTGTTCTTATCGGTGAACCTGGTGTTGGTAAGACCGCAGTAGTCGAAGGACTTGCCCAAAAAATCGTTGATGGAGATGTGCCACAAAAACTCCAAAGCAAGCAAGTTATCCGTCTTGATGTTGTAAGCCTAGTTCAAGGGACTGGTATCCGCGGCCAGTTCGAAGAACGCATGCAAAAGCTCATGGAGGAAATCCGCCAACGTCAGGATGTTATCCTCTTTATTGATGAAATCCATGAAATTGTAGGAGCTGGTAATACTGGGGACGGCAATATGGATGCTGGAAACATCTTAAAACCTGCACTTGCCCGTGGAGAGCTTCAACTTGTTGGAGCAACAACACTCAACGAATACCGTATCATTGAGAAAGATGCGGCACTCGAACGTCGTATGCAACCTGTTAAGGTAGATGAGCCAACAGTTGAGGAAACAATCACAATTTTGCGTGGTATCCAGCCTAAATATCAAGACTACCACCATGTCAAATACACTGATGAAGCCATTACTGCAGCTGCAGAATTATCCAACCGCTACATTCAGGACCGTTTCTTGCCAGACAAGGCCATCGATCTTCTCGATGAATCTGGCTCTAAGATGAATTTAACCCTCAATTTTATCGATCCTAAGGACCTCGATAAACGTTTGATTGAAGCTGAGAATCTTAAAGCTCAGGCTACTCGTGACGAAGACTTTGAAAAAGCTGCTTATTTCCGTGACCAAATTGCTAAATACAAGGAAATGCAACAGCAAACCATCAAAGACCAAGATATGCCTATCATTACTGAAAAACATATCGAAGCCATTGTCGAGCAAAAAACCAATATTCCTATCGGTGATTTAAAAGAAAAAGAACAATCTCAACTTCTCAACCTCGCCGATGACCTTAAGGCGCATGTTATTGGCCAAGATGCCGCAGTTGATAAGATTGCCAAAGCTATCCGCCGTAATCGTGTTGGACTTGGTGCACCAAACCGCCCAATTGGTAGCTTCCTATTTGTAGGCCCTACAGGAGTCGGTAAAACTGAACTCTCCAAACAGTTAGCCATCGAGCTCTTTGGTTCATCTGATAGTATGATTCGTTTTGACATGTCAGAATACATGGAAAAACACGCTGTTGCTAAATTGGTCGGTGCTCCTCCAGGCTATGTTGGTTACGACGAAGCTGGGCAATTAACTGAAAAGGTCCGCCGTAACCCTTATTCACTCATTCTCCTTGATGAGGTTGAAAAAGCTCACCCAGATGTGCTTCACATGTTCCTTCAGATACTTGATGATGGTCGTCTGACTGATGGTCAAGGGAGAACTGTAAGTTTCAAAGATACCATCATCATCATGACTTCAAATGCTGGTACTGGTAAAGTGGAAGCAAGTGTAGGTTTTGGAGCTGCTCGTGAGAATCGTACCAATTCTGTTATCAACCACCTCGGAGATTTCTTCAGTCCTGAATTCATGAACCGTTTTGACGGTATTATCGAGTTCTCTGCCCTAAGCAAGGAAAATCTCCTTACTATCGTGGACCTTATGCTTGATGGCGTCAACCAACGCTTGGCAAACAACGGTATCCACCTCAGTGTAACTGATAAAGTTAAGGAAAAACTGGTTGACCTTGGTTATGATCCTAAGATGGGTGCTCGACCATTGCGTCGTACAATCCAAGACCACATCGAAGATGCCATTACAGACTTCTACCTTAAAAATCCAAATGAAAAAGATCTCAAGGCTGTAATGACTTCAAAGGGACACATCACCATTAAATCTGCTCAAAAAACTGAAAAAACTTCTCAGAAAACTGAAGCATTAAAAGAAGTCAACTAA
- the argF gene encoding ornithine carbamoyltransferase, whose translation MTQTKSFLKEIDFTKQELEELIDLSIKFKQLKKNRIPHKYLDSLNIALIFEKTSTRTRSAFTVAGQDLGMNVTYLGAGDIQLGKKESVVDTAKVLGSMFDGIEYRGFKQEDVEDLAKYSGVPVWNGLTDTWHPTQMIADFMTLKEHFGSLEDLTIAYIGDGRNNIANSLLVTSAILGVNVKIISPEILQPEADIVELAQKHNNGADITITDDISEVKGVDILYTDVWVSMGEEVDFKSRIDLLLPYQINVGLLAKVENPDIIVMHCLPAFHDLNTQIGQEIYEKYCLAELEITDEVFHKYSEIIFQEAENRMHSIKAIMYNSLKNI comes from the coding sequence ATGACACAAACTAAATCCTTCTTGAAAGAAATCGACTTTACTAAACAGGAACTAGAGGAGTTGATTGATTTATCTATAAAATTTAAACAGTTAAAGAAAAATAGAATTCCGCATAAATATTTAGATAGTTTAAATATTGCATTGATTTTTGAAAAAACATCGACAAGAACCCGTTCAGCCTTCACTGTGGCTGGTCAGGATCTAGGAATGAATGTAACCTATCTTGGTGCTGGAGACATTCAGCTGGGTAAGAAGGAATCGGTTGTTGATACGGCCAAGGTCCTTGGTTCTATGTTTGATGGAATCGAGTACCGTGGTTTTAAACAAGAGGATGTTGAGGACTTGGCTAAGTACTCTGGTGTTCCGGTTTGGAACGGTTTGACAGATACTTGGCATCCAACTCAGATGATTGCGGATTTCATGACCTTGAAGGAGCACTTTGGTAGTCTAGAGGACTTGACCATTGCTTATATTGGAGATGGTCGTAACAATATTGCTAATTCTCTCTTGGTGACATCGGCTATCTTGGGCGTTAATGTTAAGATTATTTCGCCAGAAATACTTCAGCCAGAGGCTGATATTGTAGAGCTAGCTCAGAAACATAATAATGGGGCTGACATAACCATTACAGATGATATCTCAGAGGTTAAAGGAGTGGATATTCTCTATACTGATGTCTGGGTTTCTATGGGCGAAGAGGTAGATTTTAAATCAAGGATAGATTTACTATTGCCTTATCAAATTAACGTAGGCTTACTTGCTAAGGTCGAAAATCCAGATATCATCGTTATGCATTGTCTCCCAGCATTTCATGATCTTAATACTCAAATCGGACAAGAAATTTATGAAAAATATTGTCTGGCTGAGTTAGAAATTACAGATGAAGTATTTCATAAATACAGTGAAATCATCTTCCAAGAAGCTGAGAATCGTATGCATTCAATCAAGGCTATTATGTACAATTCCTTGAAAAATATTTAA
- a CDS encoding DUF1797 family protein, translating to MESHLVRIINRLEMMAADGGNSKRNFEREGVVVAEVSFSNDPENGPVYILRDVEARESYSFDSIDLIAMEIYDLLY from the coding sequence ATGGAATCACATTTGGTGAGAATCATTAACCGTCTGGAAATGATGGCGGCTGATGGTGGTAATTCGAAACGTAATTTTGAACGTGAAGGAGTAGTTGTTGCTGAAGTATCATTTAGTAACGATCCTGAAAATGGTCCAGTGTACATATTGCGTGACGTTGAAGCTCGCGAGTCATACTCGTTTGATAGCATCGACTTGATTGCAATGGAAATCTACGATTTGCTTTACTAA
- a CDS encoding amino acid ABC transporter permease: MNFSFLPQFWSYFNYGVLVTIMISVCVVFFGTILGVLVSLAKRSGIKPLEWLVSLYVWVFRGTPMVVQIMIAFNLIHMNLPTVQFGILNLDLSRIVPGIIVLSLNSGAYISESVRAGIESIPKGQIEAAYSLGIRPWNTMRYVVLPQAIKNILPALGNEFVTIIKDSSLLQTIGVMELWNGAQTVATTTYLTLTPLLFAAFYYLIVTTAMTALLKQMEKRLGKGRK; encoded by the coding sequence ATGAATTTTTCATTTCTACCACAGTTTTGGTCTTACTTTAACTATGGTGTCTTAGTAACAATTATGATTTCAGTCTGCGTGGTCTTCTTTGGAACCATCCTTGGTGTCTTGGTATCCTTGGCCAAACGTTCTGGAATCAAACCATTGGAGTGGTTAGTAAGCCTTTATGTTTGGGTTTTCCGTGGAACACCTATGGTTGTACAGATTATGATTGCTTTTAACCTTATCCATATGAATCTTCCAACTGTTCAGTTTGGGATTTTGAATCTTGATTTGTCACGTATCGTTCCAGGTATTATCGTCCTTTCTTTGAACAGTGGTGCTTATATTTCTGAGAGTGTGCGTGCAGGTATTGAGTCTATTCCTAAAGGTCAGATTGAAGCAGCTTACTCACTTGGTATCCGACCATGGAATACCATGCGTTATGTGGTCTTGCCTCAAGCTATTAAAAATATCTTGCCTGCCTTGGGTAACGAGTTTGTCACTATTATCAAGGATAGTTCACTCTTGCAAACTATCGGGGTTATGGAGTTGTGGAATGGTGCACAAACTGTTGCAACGACAACCTACTTGACTTTGACACCACTCTTGTTCGCAGCCTTCTATTATTTGATTGTGACAACGGCTATGACTGCACTTTTGAAACAAATGGAAAAACGACTTGGGAAGGGACGTAAATAA
- a CDS encoding DUF1827 family protein, with translation MKLINTTRTHQELVNNQLDNTDAFLVETYSAGNTDVVFTQAPKHYELLISNKHRAVKDNELEVIREFFLKRKIDKDIVLMDKLRTVHTDKLIEISFPTTV, from the coding sequence ATGAAACTCATTAATACAACCCGGACCCATCAAGAACTAGTAAACAATCAACTCGATAATACAGATGCCTTTCTTGTAGAGACATACTCTGCTGGAAATACAGATGTTGTCTTTACACAAGCACCGAAACATTACGAACTTCTGATTTCAAATAAACACCGTGCTGTTAAGGACAACGAATTAGAAGTTATCCGTGAATTCTTCCTCAAACGAAAAATTGACAAAGACATCGTTTTGATGGACAAACTAAGAACAGTACACACAGATAAATTAATTGAGATCTCATTCCCAACAACTGTATAA
- a CDS encoding NUDIX hydrolase has product MNPTFGDKVEEAHYQTRYGVYAVIPNQDKTKIILVQAPNEAWFLPGGEIEAGEDHFSALKRELIEEIGYTATLGQYYGQADEYFYSSHRDTYYYNPAYIYEVVDFSEIGKPLEDFNNLAWFPIDEAIAKLKRGSHKWGIEQWKASNTLTAKS; this is encoded by the coding sequence ATGAATCCAACATTTGGTGACAAGGTTGAGGAAGCTCATTATCAAACACGTTACGGTGTTTATGCTGTAATTCCTAACCAAGACAAGACAAAGATCATTTTAGTGCAGGCTCCTAATGAAGCTTGGTTTCTCCCAGGCGGAGAAATCGAAGCAGGTGAGGATCACTTTAGTGCCTTAAAACGCGAGTTAATTGAAGAAATTGGGTACACAGCCACTTTAGGTCAGTACTATGGACAAGCTGACGAATACTTTTATTCAAGCCATCGTGACACATACTACTACAATCCAGCCTACATTTATGAAGTTGTAGATTTTTCAGAGATTGGAAAGCCCCTTGAAGATTTCAACAACCTGGCATGGTTTCCAATTGATGAAGCAATTGCCAAGCTAAAACGTGGTAGCCATAAATGGGGAATCGAACAATGGAAAGCAAGCAATACACTAACTGCCAAATCCTAG